One window from the genome of Rhodopseudomonas sp. P2A-2r encodes:
- a CDS encoding glutathione S-transferase family protein, producing the protein MAIQLFELVGTDESRPFSPYCWRTRMALAHKGLDVASIPWRFTEREAIAPHSSEKVPVLLDGDRAVSDSWTIANYLEDTYPDRPSLFGGEGGRAMARMLNWWGDMVVIAGIFPMIVADIHGHLGPVDQAYFRKSREARFGKTLEEVSAGRDSVVAGFRKSLDPLRLTLKTQAYVGGDTPNYADYIMFGGFQWARATSPFKLLAPDDTIYAWRERMLDAFGGMARNSPGYAV; encoded by the coding sequence ATGGCCATCCAACTGTTTGAACTGGTCGGCACCGACGAGTCCCGTCCGTTCAGCCCGTATTGCTGGCGCACGCGGATGGCGCTGGCGCACAAGGGTCTCGACGTCGCCTCGATTCCGTGGCGCTTCACCGAGCGCGAGGCCATCGCCCCGCACAGCTCCGAGAAGGTGCCGGTGCTGCTCGACGGCGACCGCGCCGTCTCCGACTCCTGGACCATTGCCAACTATCTCGAGGATACCTATCCCGACCGTCCGTCGCTGTTCGGCGGTGAGGGCGGCCGCGCGATGGCCCGGATGCTGAACTGGTGGGGCGACATGGTGGTGATCGCCGGCATATTCCCGATGATCGTCGCCGACATTCACGGCCATCTCGGCCCGGTCGATCAGGCCTATTTCCGCAAGAGCCGCGAAGCGCGCTTCGGCAAGACGCTGGAAGAGGTCTCGGCCGGTCGCGACAGTGTCGTCGCCGGTTTCCGCAAGTCGCTCGATCCGTTGCGGCTGACGCTGAAGACGCAGGCCTATGTCGGCGGCGACACGCCGAACTACGCCGACTACATCATGTTCGGCGGCTTCCAGTGGGCGCGGGCCACCAGCCCGTTCAAGCTGCTGGCGCCCGACGATACAATTTATGCATGGCGCGAAAGAATGCTCGATGCCTTTGGCGGGATGGCGCGGAACTCGCCGGGATACGCGGTGTGA
- a CDS encoding diguanylate cyclase domain-containing protein — translation MSALFTDPNDDAKMFDLAPVSLWIEDYSDVKALFEQWHAQGVDDIETFLLANPERVRQCSQHIRIIKVNRKTLSLFGARDLDHLMVSLSLVMRDDTFKSHVSELAQLWSGRTHFSSNTVNYTLTGERLDVQLHGIVLPGHEQKWDRVMISIEDVTERETARRRLVDSENYAFGLFAHSPVSLWVEDFSDVKRLLDEVRARGVEDFRVFTDVHQEFVERCMSEIRVLDVNGRTLELFGAPDKATLLSHLGDVFRDEMGPHFREQLVDLWNGKLFQQREVVNYALDGTKLHLLLQFSVLPSHEGDWSLVQVALTDITARKKAEAYLEYLGTHDVLTRTLNRAFYVDELNRIERRGLHPVTIIIADLNGLKTANDDLGHSVGDALLRRAGEVFGSLVEKPASVARIGGDEFAVLLPGTDAAGGDAVLASLAELIEVNNQYYPDLELSMSIGIATSRPGDRLEQVIKLADMLMLQAKRQYYAQADCDRRSVSDQA, via the coding sequence ATGTCTGCTCTATTCACCGATCCAAACGACGACGCCAAGATGTTCGATCTGGCGCCGGTCTCGCTGTGGATCGAGGACTACAGCGACGTCAAGGCGCTGTTCGAGCAATGGCATGCGCAGGGCGTCGACGATATCGAGACGTTCCTGCTCGCCAACCCCGAACGCGTCCGGCAGTGTTCGCAGCACATCCGCATCATCAAGGTCAACCGCAAGACGCTGTCGCTGTTCGGCGCCCGCGATCTCGACCATCTGATGGTCAGCCTCAGCCTGGTGATGCGCGACGACACCTTCAAGAGCCACGTCTCGGAGCTGGCGCAGCTGTGGAGCGGGCGCACCCACTTCTCCAGCAACACCGTCAACTACACGCTCACCGGCGAACGCCTCGACGTCCAGCTCCACGGCATCGTGCTGCCCGGCCATGAGCAGAAATGGGACCGGGTGATGATCTCCATCGAGGACGTCACCGAGCGGGAAACCGCGCGGCGCCGCCTTGTCGACAGCGAGAACTACGCATTCGGCCTGTTCGCCCATTCCCCGGTGTCGTTGTGGGTCGAGGATTTCAGCGATGTGAAACGTCTGCTCGACGAGGTGCGCGCGCGCGGCGTCGAGGATTTTCGCGTGTTCACCGATGTCCACCAGGAGTTCGTTGAGCGCTGCATGAGCGAGATCCGCGTGCTCGACGTCAACGGGCGGACGCTCGAACTGTTCGGCGCGCCGGACAAGGCGACCTTGCTGAGCCACCTCGGCGATGTCTTCCGCGACGAGATGGGGCCGCATTTCCGCGAGCAGCTCGTCGATCTGTGGAACGGCAAGCTGTTCCAGCAGCGCGAGGTGGTGAACTATGCGCTCGACGGCACCAAGCTGCACCTGTTGCTGCAGTTCTCGGTGCTGCCCAGCCACGAAGGCGACTGGTCGCTGGTGCAGGTCGCGCTGACCGACATCACCGCGCGCAAGAAGGCGGAAGCCTATCTCGAATATCTCGGCACCCACGACGTGCTGACGCGGACGCTGAATCGCGCCTTCTATGTCGACGAGCTCAACCGGATCGAGCGCAGGGGACTGCACCCGGTCACCATCATCATCGCCGACCTCAACGGCCTGAAGACCGCCAATGACGACCTCGGCCATAGCGTCGGCGACGCGCTGTTGCGCCGGGCCGGCGAGGTGTTCGGCTCGCTGGTGGAGAAGCCAGCCTCGGTGGCGCGGATCGGCGGTGACGAATTCGCGGTGCTGCTGCCCGGCACCGACGCCGCCGGCGGCGACGCAGTGCTGGCCTCGCTGGCGGAACTGATCGAGGTCAACAACCAGTACTATCCCGACCTCGAGCTGAGCATGTCGATCGGCATTGCCACCAGCCGGCCGGGCGACCGGCTGGAGCAGGTCATCAAGCTCGCCGACATGCTGATGCTGCAGGCCAAGCGGCAGTATTACGCGCAGGCCGACTGCGACCGCCGCAGCGTCAGCGATCAGGCCTGA
- a CDS encoding EF-hand domain-containing protein produces the protein MTTSRRAVLLSFALGFAGLATAEAASPLKLLDPDKDGTVDLAEAKAAASKLFDKLDRDKDGTLEAKELRGRVSAKEFAAANPDKDGTLDKNEYMTIVEARFRAADPDNDGTLDAKELATPAGRALLKLLM, from the coding sequence ATGACCACGTCACGACGCGCTGTTTTGCTGTCCTTCGCCCTGGGTTTCGCCGGCCTTGCCACCGCGGAGGCGGCCTCGCCGCTGAAGCTGCTCGATCCCGACAAGGACGGCACCGTCGATCTGGCCGAAGCCAAGGCTGCCGCGTCCAAACTGTTCGACAAGCTCGACCGCGACAAGGACGGCACGCTGGAAGCCAAGGAGCTGCGCGGCCGGGTCAGCGCCAAGGAATTCGCCGCCGCCAATCCCGACAAGGATGGCACGCTCGACAAGAACGAATACATGACCATCGTCGAAGCCCGCTTCCGCGCTGCAGACCCCGACAATGACGGCACGCTGGATGCGAAGGAACTGGCGACGCCCGCCGGCCGCGCGTTGCTGAAGCTGCTGATGTGA
- a CDS encoding DUF4142 domain-containing protein, whose product MKLNRTAIIVGSLLLATPALAQSVAEKTGVNSTLGISPATADFVKEVAISDMFELESNRLAQDKGNAAEKKFASMMVTDHTKTSTELKALVSGGKVKAELPAGLDESHQKKLDTLKAKTGKDFSSEFDSMQVSAHKDAVSLFERYAKGGDNAELKSWAGKTLPALKHHLEMAQDLAKAPATVGSTKTK is encoded by the coding sequence GTGAAACTCAACCGCACCGCCATCATCGTTGGAAGCCTGCTGCTCGCCACGCCCGCGCTGGCGCAGTCGGTGGCCGAGAAGACCGGCGTCAACTCCACGCTCGGCATCAGCCCGGCCACCGCCGATTTCGTCAAGGAAGTCGCCATCAGCGACATGTTCGAACTGGAATCGAACAGACTGGCTCAGGACAAGGGCAATGCCGCGGAAAAGAAATTCGCATCGATGATGGTCACCGACCACACCAAGACCAGCACCGAGCTGAAGGCCCTGGTCAGCGGCGGCAAGGTTAAGGCCGAACTGCCGGCCGGGCTCGACGAGTCGCACCAGAAGAAGCTCGACACCCTGAAGGCCAAGACCGGCAAGGACTTCAGCTCGGAATTCGACTCCATGCAGGTCAGCGCCCACAAGGATGCGGTGTCACTGTTCGAGCGCTACGCCAAGGGTGGCGACAATGCCGAGCTGAAGAGCTGGGCCGGCAAGACCCTGCCCGCACTGAAGCACCATCTGGAGATGGCGCAGGACCTCGCCAAGGCTCCGGCCACGGTGGGAAGCACCAAGACGAAGTAA